Proteins encoded by one window of Lathyrus oleraceus cultivar Zhongwan6 chromosome 1, CAAS_Psat_ZW6_1.0, whole genome shotgun sequence:
- the LOC127119207 gene encoding cyclin-dependent protein kinase inhibitor SMR6, whose protein sequence is MGFSKKQQIENTLESESKKWVIAGISLRSLKPINTKVSSNKDVAFEDEEDSTTPTAKEARIPMNLSCPPAPRKQRISRCNNVVVGGVVREFFTPPDLETVFKLRVEKSL, encoded by the coding sequence ATGGGGTTTTCAAAGAAACAACAAATTGAGAATACTTTAGAATCCGAATCGAAAAAATGGGTAATCGCTGGAATTTCTCTCCGGTCACTGAAACCCATAAACACAAAGGTGAGTTCTAATAAAGATGTTGCgtttgaagatgaagaagattCAACAACACCGACAGCAAAGGAAGCGAGGATTCCGATGAACTTGTCGTGTCCACCGGCACCGAGGAAACAGAGAATTTCAAGATGTAACAATGTTGTTGTCGGTGGTGTTGTTAGAGAGTTTTTTACACCTCCTGATTTGGAAACAGTGTTCAAGCTTCGTGTTGAGAAGAGTCTTTGA